Proteins from a genomic interval of Undibacterium parvum:
- the pilB gene encoding type IV-A pilus assembly ATPase PilB, with the protein MSAVSPNSAAQASTSSGLARALIQANVLSLAQIDPIHKKSLVEKSHFVDGLLQSGLINARDLATFCSETFGYPLVDLAVFNESMLPEKIVNVKLMQAQRMVALAKKGNKISLAISDPTNTNALDQIKFQTGLGIELVIVQHDILLKLLEKLSKTSEQSIADLAGDDYNIEFNEEDMSSGVPDTQVSEVDDAPVVKFLQKMLIDAINMGASDLHFEPFEKFYRIRFRVDGELREIVQPPIAIKDKLVSRIKVISKLDISEKRVPQDGRMKLTLSPTKAIDFRVSVLPTLFGEKIVMRILDGSQAQMGIDALGYDPDQKAILMDAIQRPYGMVLVTGPTGSGKTVSLYTCLNVINKPGINISTAEDPAEINLPGVNQVNINDRAGLTFPVALKAFLRQDPDIIMVGEIRDLETADIAIKAAQTGHMVFSTLHTNDAPSTLTRLMNMGVAPFNIASSVILITAQRLTRRLCTCKKPVDILDEVLLQAGFKENELDGSWKPYGPVGCERCSGSGYKGRVGIYQIMPITEAIERIILANGSSLEIKKQSEKEGVRGLRQSGLQKVKQGATSLEEVLGCTND; encoded by the coding sequence ATGTCTGCTGTTTCACCAAATTCTGCTGCCCAAGCTTCTACCTCATCGGGCCTCGCTAGGGCGCTGATACAGGCCAATGTATTATCATTGGCGCAAATCGATCCTATCCACAAAAAATCATTGGTCGAAAAAAGTCACTTTGTCGACGGTTTGCTCCAAAGTGGCTTAATCAATGCTCGCGATCTGGCGACGTTTTGCTCGGAAACCTTTGGTTACCCTTTGGTGGATTTGGCGGTGTTTAATGAAAGCATGCTGCCTGAAAAAATTGTCAACGTAAAACTCATGCAAGCACAACGCATGGTGGCCTTGGCGAAAAAGGGCAATAAAATTTCACTGGCGATCTCCGACCCAACCAATACCAATGCCTTAGATCAAATCAAATTCCAGACTGGACTGGGAATAGAATTGGTGATCGTTCAGCACGATATTCTCCTCAAATTACTAGAAAAGCTGAGCAAAACCTCTGAACAAAGCATTGCAGATTTAGCCGGTGATGACTACAACATCGAGTTTAATGAAGAGGACATGAGCTCGGGTGTCCCGGATACACAAGTAAGCGAAGTCGATGACGCACCGGTAGTTAAATTTTTACAGAAGATGTTAATTGACGCGATTAATATGGGCGCCTCAGATTTACATTTTGAACCTTTCGAAAAATTTTACCGGATACGTTTTCGGGTTGACGGTGAGCTGAGGGAAATTGTCCAGCCGCCCATCGCGATTAAGGACAAACTAGTTTCGCGTATCAAAGTTATTTCTAAATTGGATATTTCGGAAAAGCGTGTACCACAAGATGGCCGCATGAAACTGACCTTGTCGCCAACCAAAGCTATCGACTTCCGGGTCAGCGTACTGCCGACCTTGTTCGGCGAAAAAATAGTTATGCGTATCCTCGATGGATCGCAAGCCCAAATGGGTATTGATGCTCTTGGCTATGATCCGGATCAAAAAGCCATACTAATGGATGCGATTCAAAGACCTTACGGCATGGTCTTGGTCACAGGACCGACTGGCTCAGGAAAAACGGTCTCTCTATATACGTGCTTAAACGTTATAAATAAGCCTGGTATAAATATCTCAACGGCAGAAGATCCTGCCGAGATTAACCTACCAGGTGTGAATCAAGTCAATATCAATGATAGAGCAGGTCTGACCTTTCCAGTCGCACTCAAGGCGTTTTTACGCCAGGATCCTGACATTATCATGGTCGGTGAGATTCGCGATCTGGAAACGGCTGACATAGCAATTAAAGCCGCGCAAACAGGTCACATGGTATTTTCCACCTTGCATACCAATGATGCGCCGTCGACCTTGACCCGTCTGATGAATATGGGGGTCGCACCTTTTAATATTGCCTCCTCAGTCATTTTGATCACGGCACAGAGGTTGACACGTCGACTTTGCACCTGCAAAAAGCCGGTTGATATTTTAGATGAGGTTTTGTTGCAAGCCGGCTTCAAGGAAAATGAACTCGATGGCAGTTGGAAGCCCTATGGCCCAGTTGGTTGCGAGCGCTGTAGCGGTAGCGGCTACAAAGGCAGGGTTGGCATTTATCAGATCATGCCAATTACCGAAGCAATAGAACGCATCATTCTGGCCAATGGCTCTTCACTTGAGATCAAAAAGCAATCGGAAAAAGAGGGCGTCAGGGGACTAAGACAATCCGGCCTACAAAAAGTAAAGCAAGGTGCTACTAGCTTAGAAGAAGTACTAGGTTGCACCAACGACTAA
- a CDS encoding aminoglycoside phosphotransferase family protein, with product MAAIHAWLAQISNPTLLAASLRPASTDASFRRYFRIDAADGKTYIVMDAPQPAEDVRPFIQIAELFSQINLTVPQVLAQDTVQGFLLLSDLGTTTYFDAFQAQPEQAHALYMDAIASLVQMQSHSQPEVLPEYDRAFFLRELMIFPEWYLGVHRGATLTEEQSTSLHKVFEALLANIMAQPQVYVHRDYHSRNLMVMDQGNPGILDFQGALYGPITYDLVSLLRDAYVYWDEDKVLDWAIRYWEQARRAGLPISPEFDSFYRDFEFMGLQRHLKILGIFARLAHRDGKEHYLQDIPLVMSYVRKTAQRYNILIPLLRLLDVIEDTAPVVGFTF from the coding sequence ATGGCAGCGATTCATGCCTGGCTCGCGCAAATAAGTAACCCTACCCTGCTCGCCGCCAGCTTGCGTCCGGCCTCGACCGATGCCAGCTTTCGCCGCTATTTCCGCATCGATGCCGCCGATGGCAAGACTTACATCGTCATGGATGCGCCACAACCGGCCGAGGATGTCAGACCCTTCATCCAGATCGCCGAACTGTTTTCGCAGATCAATCTGACGGTACCACAAGTACTGGCACAGGATACAGTGCAAGGTTTCTTGCTGTTGAGCGACTTGGGCACGACTACCTATTTCGATGCCTTCCAGGCGCAGCCAGAACAAGCCCATGCTTTGTATATGGATGCGATTGCCTCGCTGGTGCAAATGCAAAGCCATAGCCAGCCCGAGGTGTTGCCAGAATACGACCGCGCCTTTTTCTTGCGCGAGCTGATGATCTTCCCGGAATGGTATTTAGGGGTACACAGAGGGGCCACTCTCACCGAAGAGCAAAGCACCAGCCTGCACAAGGTGTTTGAGGCGCTGCTGGCGAATATTATGGCGCAGCCGCAAGTCTACGTGCACCGCGATTACCATTCGCGCAATCTGATGGTGATGGATCAGGGCAATCCCGGCATCCTCGATTTCCAAGGCGCGCTGTACGGCCCCATCACTTACGATCTGGTGTCGCTGCTGCGCGATGCCTACGTCTACTGGGATGAAGACAAGGTACTCGATTGGGCGATCCGTTATTGGGAACAGGCACGTCGTGCCGGCCTACCGATCAGCCCTGAATTTGACAGCTTCTATCGCGATTTCGAATTCATGGGCCTGCAACGCCATCTGAAAATCCTCGGTATTTTTGCCCGTCTGGCACATCGTGATGGCAAAGAACACTACCTGCAAGACATCCCACTGGTGATGTCGTATGTGCGCAAGACGGCGCAACGCTATAACATCCTGATTCCTTTATTACGTCTGCTCGATGTCATAGAAGACACCGCACCGGTGGTTGGTTTCACCTTTTAA
- the rplU gene encoding 50S ribosomal protein L21, translated as MYAVIKTGGKQYKVVAGEKLKVEQIPADIGSELTIDQVLAMGEGDTIKVGTPLVAGATVLVKVIDHGRHDKVRIFKMRRRKHYQKRQGHRQNYTELQIVSING; from the coding sequence ATGTACGCGGTCATAAAAACCGGTGGCAAACAATATAAAGTTGTCGCTGGTGAAAAACTTAAAGTAGAACAGATACCTGCAGACATTGGCTCCGAACTCACCATAGATCAAGTACTCGCCATGGGCGAGGGAGATACCATTAAAGTTGGTACTCCATTGGTCGCAGGTGCTACGGTGCTGGTTAAGGTGATTGATCACGGACGCCACGACAAGGTTCGCATTTTCAAAATGCGTCGTCGTAAGCATTACCAGAAGCGTCAAGGCCATCGCCAAAACTACACTGAACTGCAGATTGTTTCTATCAACGGTTAA
- the obgE gene encoding GTPase ObgE, translating to MKFIDEARIEVIAGDGGNGVASFCREKFRPFGGPDGGDGGKGGSIIAVADRNINTLVDFRYAKLHKAKNGENGRGADCYGKGADNIMLRMPVGTLIVDRNTDEPIADLTEHGQEVVLVKGGEGGWGNIHFKSSTNRAPRQRGDGKEGERRELKLELKVLADVGLLGLPNAGKSTFITAVSNARPKIADYPFTTLHPNLGMVRVSHEKSFVIADIPGLIEGAADGVGLGVQFLKHLQRTGLLLHIVDLAPFDEGVDPVKDNKALVKELRKYDESLFEKPRWLVLNKLDILSPEERKKRVKDFVKRFAWKGPVFEISALTHEGCQELVIAIYAYLAEKRQSEQRSQETQMKEEAQGILSIDPDDPRFKVYEE from the coding sequence ATGAAATTTATCGACGAAGCAAGAATTGAAGTCATTGCAGGTGATGGCGGTAACGGCGTCGCCTCCTTCTGTCGTGAAAAATTCCGACCATTTGGTGGTCCAGACGGTGGCGATGGCGGCAAGGGCGGTAGTATTATCGCGGTAGCCGATCGCAACATTAATACCCTGGTCGATTTTCGTTATGCCAAGTTACATAAAGCCAAGAATGGTGAAAATGGTCGCGGTGCCGATTGCTACGGCAAGGGCGCGGACAATATCATGTTGCGCATGCCGGTAGGCACTTTAATTGTTGACCGCAATACCGATGAGCCGATTGCCGATCTGACCGAGCATGGTCAGGAAGTGGTGCTGGTGAAGGGCGGTGAAGGTGGTTGGGGTAATATCCATTTTAAATCTTCGACTAACCGTGCACCGCGTCAGCGTGGTGATGGTAAGGAAGGCGAACGCCGCGAATTAAAATTGGAATTGAAAGTATTGGCCGACGTCGGTCTGTTAGGTTTGCCGAATGCCGGTAAATCGACTTTCATTACTGCGGTCTCGAACGCCCGTCCTAAGATTGCCGATTACCCGTTTACCACCCTGCATCCGAACCTGGGTATGGTACGCGTCAGTCACGAAAAGAGTTTCGTGATTGCCGATATTCCTGGTCTGATCGAAGGTGCGGCCGATGGCGTAGGCTTGGGCGTACAATTTTTGAAGCATTTGCAGCGTACCGGTTTACTGTTGCACATCGTCGATCTGGCACCTTTCGATGAAGGCGTCGATCCGGTCAAAGACAATAAGGCGCTGGTCAAAGAACTGCGCAAGTATGATGAATCGCTGTTCGAGAAACCGCGCTGGTTGGTCTTGAATAAGCTCGACATTCTGAGCCCGGAAGAGCGCAAAAAACGTGTCAAGGATTTCGTCAAACGCTTCGCCTGGAAAGGGCCGGTATTTGAGATTTCAGCCTTGACCCACGAAGGTTGCCAGGAATTGGTGATTGCGATTTATGCCTATCTGGCAGAAAAACGTCAGTCCGAGCAGCGCTCGCAAGAGACCCAGATGAAAGAAGAAGCGCAAGGCATCTTGTCTATCGATCCAGATGATCCGCGTTTTAAAGTCTACGAAGAGTAA
- a CDS encoding aminopeptidase P N-terminal domain-containing protein, producing the protein MSESMNAYFQRRQQLLAQMQAHGGGIAIVPTAQEMTRNSDNTFPFRHDSYFYYLSGFTEPEALIVLIANGSEQRSILFCREKDLEREIWDGFRYGPAAAQAQFGFDAAYPIEALASEMPTLLADSKTLFHSSGTDAQLDTQLQHWMEAVRAKARSGVTVPGKTLDLRQLLDEMRLFKDASEIALMQSAANISGAAHARAMRSARPEMHEYELEAELLHEFRRQGSQAPAYGSIVAAGANACILHYQSNAARIKDGDLILIDAGCEFDSYASDITRTFPANGKFSPAQKTLYELVLTAQAAALACARPGAGYMEGHHAAVRVLTQGMLETGLLDKNQVGSLDDAIASMAYRQFYMHGTGHWIGLDVHDVGDYRETHKVGNERPYRKLEAGMVFTIEPGIYVRPAEAVPEQYWNLGIRIEDDILITPEGHLNLSRDTPKTVAEIEALMQTK; encoded by the coding sequence ATGAGCGAAAGCATGAACGCGTATTTCCAGCGTCGCCAACAATTGCTGGCGCAGATGCAAGCGCACGGTGGCGGCATCGCCATTGTGCCAACCGCACAAGAAATGACACGCAATAGCGACAACACGTTTCCGTTTCGCCACGACAGTTATTTTTACTATTTATCCGGCTTCACCGAACCGGAAGCCCTGATCGTCCTAATCGCCAATGGCAGTGAACAACGCAGCATTTTATTTTGCCGCGAAAAAGATCTGGAGCGCGAAATCTGGGATGGTTTCCGTTACGGCCCGGCAGCAGCCCAGGCTCAGTTCGGCTTTGATGCTGCCTACCCCATCGAAGCCCTCGCCAGCGAAATGCCAACACTGCTGGCCGATAGCAAGACGCTGTTTCACAGCAGCGGCACCGATGCGCAACTCGACACCCAACTACAGCATTGGATGGAAGCGGTACGCGCCAAAGCGCGCAGCGGTGTCACTGTACCAGGCAAAACCCTGGATCTGCGCCAGCTACTCGATGAAATGCGCCTATTCAAAGATGCCAGCGAAATCGCGCTGATGCAAAGCGCCGCCAACATCTCCGGCGCAGCCCATGCACGCGCCATGCGCAGCGCCCGGCCTGAGATGCATGAATACGAATTAGAGGCAGAACTGCTACATGAATTTCGCCGTCAGGGTTCGCAAGCGCCAGCCTATGGTTCCATCGTTGCCGCCGGTGCCAATGCCTGCATCTTGCATTATCAAAGCAATGCCGCCCGCATCAAGGACGGCGACTTAATCCTGATCGACGCCGGCTGCGAATTTGACAGCTACGCCTCCGACATCACGCGTACCTTCCCCGCCAACGGCAAATTTAGCCCAGCCCAAAAAACTCTGTACGAGTTAGTGCTGACGGCTCAAGCGGCAGCGCTGGCTTGCGCCCGCCCCGGTGCCGGCTATATGGAAGGCCACCACGCGGCAGTACGGGTACTGACACAGGGCATGTTAGAGACAGGCTTACTCGACAAAAACCAGGTCGGCAGTTTGGACGATGCGATCGCCAGCATGGCCTACCGCCAGTTTTACATGCACGGCACCGGCCATTGGATAGGATTGGACGTACACGATGTCGGCGACTATCGCGAGACCCACAAGGTCGGCAATGAACGCCCTTACCGTAAACTGGAAGCGGGCATGGTCTTCACCATAGAACCTGGCATCTATGTGCGTCCAGCCGAAGCTGTGCCAGAACAATACTGGAACCTAGGCATACGCATAGAAGACGATATCCTGATCACACCCGAAGGCCATCTGAATCTAAGCCGCGACACGCCAAAGACCGTGGCCGAGATTGAAGCCCTGATGCAAACAAAGTAA
- a CDS encoding FAD-dependent monooxygenase, which produces MTKHVHIAICGAGPVGQALALMLQQQGYAASDILLLDAKTAEQARADARSIALSYGSKQILRALHAWPIAATAITQIHVSRRAHFGRSLIKAADYALPALGYVARYGDIVTALQNLIQQRGIALQRPVQVSALEEQADLVELTLADGSKITADLVIQAEGGTFSAQQQLPQKAGGRHHDYQQTAVIAHIISDTPIAGRAFERFTDQGPLALLPQEDGYALVWCMRPDNAQTILALDDSAFISALQTAFGGRLGKFIKASRRHAYPLGLMAQETAPTSAKTRNVKIGNAAQTLHPVAGQGLNLGLRDAVVLAKCLAAQLNTQGHCQSPALAISDFISQRQSDRSATIKITDSMARIFASSPDGALSQSLLGLGLTAIDLFTPAKKLLAEQMMYGWR; this is translated from the coding sequence TTGACTAAGCACGTACACATCGCCATCTGCGGCGCCGGGCCGGTCGGCCAGGCGCTGGCCCTGATGCTGCAGCAGCAAGGCTATGCGGCCAGCGACATCTTACTGCTAGACGCCAAAACCGCAGAGCAAGCCAGAGCGGATGCGCGTTCGATTGCGCTCTCATATGGTAGTAAGCAGATCCTGCGCGCGCTACATGCCTGGCCGATCGCCGCCACCGCGATTACGCAAATCCACGTCTCGCGCCGCGCCCACTTTGGCCGCAGCCTGATCAAGGCCGCTGATTACGCTTTACCTGCGCTGGGCTATGTGGCGCGCTACGGCGACATCGTGACAGCGCTACAAAATTTAATTCAACAGCGCGGCATAGCCCTACAAAGACCAGTACAGGTAAGCGCGCTAGAAGAGCAGGCTGATCTGGTCGAACTAACGCTCGCTGACGGCAGCAAGATCACGGCCGATCTGGTAATACAGGCAGAAGGCGGCACTTTCAGCGCGCAACAGCAGCTGCCGCAAAAAGCGGGTGGCCGCCATCACGACTACCAGCAGACTGCAGTGATCGCTCACATCATCAGCGACACGCCGATCGCCGGGCGCGCCTTCGAGCGCTTCACTGATCAAGGACCGCTGGCCTTACTGCCGCAAGAAGACGGCTACGCGCTAGTCTGGTGCATGCGACCGGACAACGCGCAAACCATACTGGCGCTAGACGATAGCGCTTTCATAAGCGCATTGCAAACAGCCTTTGGCGGCCGCCTAGGCAAGTTTATCAAAGCCTCGCGCCGACACGCCTACCCGCTAGGACTGATGGCCCAGGAAACAGCCCCAACATCGGCCAAGACACGCAACGTCAAAATAGGCAACGCCGCCCAGACCCTGCATCCAGTAGCTGGCCAAGGCTTAAATCTAGGCTTGCGCGACGCCGTAGTACTAGCAAAATGTCTGGCCGCGCAACTCAATACGCAAGGCCATTGCCAGTCGCCCGCGCTGGCGATCAGCGACTTCATCAGCCAAAGGCAGAGCGATCGCAGCGCCACCATCAAGATCACCGATAGCATGGCAAGAATTTTTGCAAGCAGCCCCGATGGCGCCCTCAGCCAAAGCCTACTAGGTTTGGGACTTACTGCGATTGATCTATTCACACCGGCAAAAAAATTGCTGGCCGAACAGATGATGTACGGCTGGCGTTAA
- the ispB gene encoding octaprenyl diphosphate synthase → MSAISPQNSITEFIAPEMAAVNHVIRQQLHSEVPLVNQIAEYIISAGGKRIRPVLVLLMANAYQYQGSRHHELAAIVEFIHTATLLHDDVVDESSLRRGRQTANALFGNAASVLVGDFLYSRAFQMMVGINSMHVMQILADATNVIAEGEVLQLLNMHDPDVSEERYLQVIRSKTAKLFEAAAQIGALIAGANIEQIEAAAEYGRSLGTAFQLIDDALDYSGNAEEIGKNVGDDLREGKPTLPLIYLMKHGTDEQRNLVRACIEQGDESKFEAILAAITNSGALNYTKEEASKAALRATNSIASLAESPYKQALLTLASFAVDRNH, encoded by the coding sequence TTGTCTGCCATTAGCCCACAAAACAGCATCACAGAATTTATCGCCCCAGAAATGGCCGCTGTAAATCATGTCATCCGTCAACAACTTCACTCCGAAGTTCCGCTCGTAAACCAGATCGCTGAATACATTATCAGCGCGGGTGGCAAGCGTATCCGGCCAGTGTTGGTCCTGCTGATGGCCAACGCTTACCAGTATCAAGGCAGCCGTCATCATGAATTGGCGGCCATCGTCGAGTTCATCCACACCGCCACTTTACTGCACGATGATGTAGTCGATGAGTCCTCGTTACGGCGTGGGCGCCAGACCGCCAATGCCCTGTTCGGCAATGCCGCCTCGGTCCTGGTCGGTGATTTTTTGTACTCACGCGCTTTCCAGATGATGGTCGGCATCAACAGCATGCATGTCATGCAAATTCTCGCGGATGCAACCAATGTGATTGCCGAAGGCGAAGTCTTGCAATTGCTAAATATGCACGACCCCGATGTCTCGGAAGAACGCTATTTACAAGTGATACGCTCTAAAACCGCCAAACTATTCGAAGCCGCCGCGCAAATCGGCGCCCTGATCGCGGGTGCGAATATTGAGCAGATTGAGGCCGCGGCCGAGTATGGTCGCTCGCTCGGTACCGCTTTCCAACTGATAGACGACGCGCTGGACTACTCGGGCAACGCGGAAGAAATAGGTAAAAACGTGGGAGATGATTTGCGCGAAGGCAAACCTACCCTACCTTTAATTTACCTGATGAAGCACGGTACTGACGAGCAAAGAAACTTAGTGCGTGCCTGCATAGAGCAAGGCGACGAATCAAAATTTGAAGCTATCTTGGCGGCCATCACCAATTCTGGCGCGCTTAACTACACTAAAGAAGAAGCCAGCAAAGCGGCTTTGCGTGCCACCAACTCGATCGCCAGTCTTGCAGAAAGTCCCTACAAGCAAGCTTTACTGACACTGGCTAGTTTTGCGGTAGACCGTAACCACTAA
- the murU gene encoding N-acetylmuramate alpha-1-phosphate uridylyltransferase MurU, translating into MKAMLLAAGRGERMRPLTDTCPKPLLKVRGRPLIVWHILNLVKAGITEIIINHAHLGHMIEELLGDGSQFGAQLRYSAEALALETAGGIAQALPLLGDQPFIVVSSDIYIPHFNFSECLNTLEDNDMWGNPHPLDKRDVAWLYMVKNPSFHPEGDFALNLMGLSNQGKEGEPRLTFGNIGVYRPEMFAGIKAGEHAKLAPILRDYADRGQLGGELYSGVWHNVGTPEQLAALNAPLNGPLNKATTQGKPT; encoded by the coding sequence ATGAAAGCCATGTTACTTGCCGCCGGTCGCGGCGAACGGATGCGACCGCTAACCGATACCTGCCCTAAGCCTCTACTCAAGGTACGCGGCCGACCTTTGATCGTCTGGCACATACTCAATCTGGTGAAAGCCGGCATCACTGAAATCATCATCAATCACGCTCATCTCGGTCACATGATAGAGGAGCTGCTAGGCGACGGTAGCCAGTTCGGCGCGCAGCTACGCTATTCGGCCGAAGCCCTTGCCTTAGAGACCGCCGGCGGCATTGCCCAGGCTTTACCTCTGCTGGGTGATCAGCCTTTCATCGTAGTCTCTTCCGACATTTACATTCCGCATTTCAATTTCAGCGAATGCCTGAACACACTCGAAGACAATGATATGTGGGGCAATCCGCATCCACTGGATAAGCGCGACGTCGCCTGGCTGTACATGGTAAAAAATCCCTCGTTTCATCCTGAAGGCGATTTTGCGCTGAACCTAATGGGCTTATCGAATCAAGGTAAAGAAGGCGAACCGCGCCTTACTTTCGGCAATATCGGCGTCTACCGGCCCGAGATGTTTGCCGGCATCAAGGCAGGTGAGCACGCCAAATTAGCACCGATACTGCGCGACTACGCTGATCGCGGCCAACTCGGCGGGGAGTTGTATAGCGGTGTCTGGCACAACGTCGGCACCCCCGAGCAATTGGCCGCGCTGAATGCGCCACTCAATGGGCCTTTAAATAAAGCAACGACGCAAGGAAAACCGACATGA
- a CDS encoding glycosyl hydrolase family 18 protein, with amino-acid sequence MRLNLSLLLTLLSLLFCVNGRAADTSIQVMGWVPAYGMEAAIEALTSQAEIGKGLTRIGLQFWNPSPDGRSLVFAPVNKQGQLVSAADVLRFRDWARHRNIKVFLTVYNNSQVRNQWDWRLARRAFGAQRNAFVAALVAEMDKYQLDGIDLDLEGEGALDADRAAYAKFVKQLAVPLKARAKLLTIDSFHSPCANAPNMRWWADWLGHIDAIHSMGYEDLYEGSDATFTPKGKPVCEGGAALFKYSWQLAYARKAGYLPEQILMGMPTWLGAWGKGGLGDGLIPHVQETQALGVGIALWDLQLSAPAWRSIDVWKAIRAARRDAVDLSSAATPAP; translated from the coding sequence GTGCGCTTAAATTTATCCCTGCTGCTGACGTTGCTTAGCCTGTTGTTTTGTGTAAATGGCCGCGCGGCGGACACTTCCATCCAGGTGATGGGGTGGGTGCCGGCTTACGGCATGGAGGCCGCAATCGAGGCGCTCACATCGCAAGCCGAGATAGGCAAGGGCTTGACACGCATAGGTTTGCAATTCTGGAATCCTAGTCCTGACGGGCGTTCTCTGGTCTTCGCCCCGGTGAATAAGCAGGGGCAATTGGTTAGCGCTGCCGATGTGCTGCGCTTCCGTGATTGGGCGCGGCATCGCAACATTAAAGTATTTTTGACGGTTTACAATAATTCCCAAGTCAGGAATCAATGGGATTGGCGCTTGGCAAGGCGTGCTTTCGGCGCTCAGCGTAACGCCTTTGTTGCTGCGCTAGTGGCGGAGATGGATAAATATCAGCTTGATGGCATCGATTTGGATCTGGAGGGCGAGGGCGCGCTGGATGCTGACCGAGCCGCGTATGCCAAGTTTGTCAAGCAACTCGCAGTGCCGCTCAAGGCGCGCGCTAAGTTGTTGACTATCGATAGTTTCCATAGTCCTTGCGCGAATGCACCGAACATGCGCTGGTGGGCCGATTGGCTGGGACATATAGACGCTATTCACAGTATGGGTTACGAAGATCTGTACGAAGGCAGTGATGCCACGTTTACTCCCAAAGGCAAGCCGGTCTGTGAGGGCGGTGCCGCGCTGTTTAAATATAGCTGGCAATTGGCGTATGCGCGTAAAGCTGGCTATCTGCCCGAGCAAATCTTGATGGGCATGCCAACTTGGCTGGGTGCCTGGGGTAAGGGCGGCTTGGGGGATGGTTTAATCCCTCACGTGCAGGAAACGCAGGCGTTAGGCGTGGGAATTGCTTTATGGGATCTGCAACTAAGTGCGCCTGCATGGCGCAGTATTGATGTATGGAAAGCAATTCGGGCGGCACGCAGAGATGCGGTCGACTTAAGTAGCGCCGCCACGCCTGCCCCTTAG
- the rpmA gene encoding 50S ribosomal protein L27: MAHKKGGGTTRNGRDSESKRLGVKVYGGQSINAGGIIIRQRGTRVHAGENVGMGKDHTLFALTPGKVQFAIKGAAKRQYVTVVAAAAVVAA, encoded by the coding sequence ATGGCACACAAAAAAGGCGGCGGCACCACGCGCAACGGCCGTGACTCAGAGTCAAAACGACTCGGCGTTAAAGTTTACGGCGGTCAGTCTATCAATGCTGGCGGTATCATCATTCGTCAACGCGGCACACGCGTTCACGCTGGTGAAAACGTCGGTATGGGCAAAGATCACACTTTGTTCGCGCTGACACCAGGCAAAGTACAATTTGCAATCAAGGGCGCTGCTAAGCGTCAATACGTTACTGTTGTTGCAGCAGCTGCAGTTGTAGCCGCTTAA